A stretch of the TM7 phylum sp. oral taxon 349 genome encodes the following:
- a CDS encoding helix-turn-helix domain-containing protein, whose amino-acid sequence MQLCYDERIVIENRLKNGESYAAIAKPLGRSTSTISP is encoded by the coding sequence ATGCAACTTTGCTACGATGAACGTATAGTTATCGAGAATAGGTTAAAGAATGGCGAATCATACGCTGCCATTGCCAAGCCGCTTGGACGCTCAACCAGTACTATCTCTCCGTGA
- a CDS encoding GreA/GreB family elongation factor, whose protein sequence is MGYDKTGNIITTLVTGATHDVKDFCGRSDVKGVTIFSPIGKAILDLSVGDSTEVTINNKKIPISITRIRSLSELSA, encoded by the coding sequence ATCGGATACGACAAAACTGGGAACATTATAACGACTCTTGTGACTGGCGCAACCCATGATGTTAAGGATTTCTGCGGACGCAGTGATGTTAAAGGCGTGACAATATTTAGCCCTATTGGCAAAGCCATACTTGATCTATCAGTTGGCGACTCTACAGAAGTAACCATCAATAACAAAAAAATACCAATAAGTATCACCAGGATTCGTAGCCTTAGTGAACTTTCAGCATAA
- the cyaB gene encoding class IV adenylate cyclase: MTTTTEYTVLEVERKRTFTGNVDTFIATLRAHGFAQTSQLHENDTYYSRPDVDFMQTVECLRVRERDGFAEVTYKPATSHATSTNDGVIMKPETNLSIAPNDTATAKQLLVNLGMIELVTVTKFRRIFTSAAYPSTVIAIDEIANVGTFIETEVTLADKAVALQTVDKLERLLDIDTLPLATKPYRDMCMKIKPNQTA, from the coding sequence ATGACAACTACCACGGAGTATACAGTACTTGAAGTCGAACGCAAACGCACATTTACCGGTAATGTGGATACGTTTATTGCAACGCTACGAGCACATGGTTTCGCACAGACTAGCCAATTACACGAAAATGATACCTATTATTCTCGCCCCGACGTTGATTTCATGCAGACTGTTGAGTGTTTGCGCGTGCGTGAGCGCGATGGGTTTGCCGAGGTGACATATAAACCGGCAACATCGCACGCAACAAGTACAAACGATGGCGTAATCATGAAACCGGAGACAAATCTATCAATTGCGCCAAACGATACAGCAACTGCCAAACAATTGCTCGTAAATCTTGGCATGATAGAACTAGTGACGGTTACTAAATTCCGACGTATATTTACCTCAGCGGCATATCCCAGCACTGTAATCGCGATTGATGAAATTGCGAATGTCGGAACATTCATTGAAACAGAGGTAACGCTTGCGGATAAAGCAGTAGCGCTTCAAACTGTTGACAAGCTGGAACGGTTACTTGATATAGACACGCTTCCTCTTGCAACGAAGCCGTATCGCGATATGTGTATGAAGATAAAACCTAATCAGACTGCATAA
- the rplL gene encoding 50S ribosomal protein L7/L12, with product MADVKKLAEELTKLTVLEVNELKTILKEEYGIEPAAAAVAVAGPAADAGAAAADEKTEFTVTLKDAGSQKVAVIKAVKELTGLGLGEAKALVDNAPSPIKEKVSKDEAEAAKKSLEDAGATVELA from the coding sequence ATGGCAGATGTAAAGAAACTTGCCGAAGAACTGACTAAATTGACAGTTCTAGAGGTGAATGAATTAAAAACCATTTTGAAAGAAGAATACGGCATTGAGCCGGCTGCTGCTGCGGTTGCAGTCGCTGGTCCAGCCGCTGACGCAGGAGCTGCTGCTGCCGACGAAAAAACCGAATTCACTGTCACACTAAAGGACGCTGGTTCGCAAAAAGTTGCCGTTATCAAAGCGGTAAAAGAGCTAACTGGACTTGGTCTCGGTGAAGCTAAAGCGCTTGTTGATAATGCGCCAAGCCCGATCAAAGAAAAAGTGTCAAAAGACGAAGCTGAAGCTGCCAAGAAGTCTCTGGAAGACGCTGGCGCAACTGTTGAATTGGCGTAG
- a CDS encoding 50S ribosomal protein L10, translating to MAISKDKKQALVAEMSELFANAKSTAVAKYQGISVAELQELRKNAREAGVVIKVVKNRLVRVAMSESNTYKSTDTSALTGQLLYAVSQDDEVMPAKVLNDFAKTHPVLELVAGFSGEGIAQSTAEVTALAGLPSKNQLIAETVAQLLSPVHDVTNALSGNIHALLDGVADKAVA from the coding sequence ATGGCAATTAGCAAAGACAAGAAACAGGCTTTGGTCGCAGAAATGAGTGAGCTGTTTGCGAACGCGAAAAGCACGGCTGTCGCAAAATACCAAGGGATCAGCGTAGCTGAATTGCAGGAATTGCGTAAAAACGCACGCGAGGCTGGCGTTGTTATCAAGGTGGTGAAGAATCGCCTGGTACGCGTTGCGATGAGTGAGAGTAACACCTATAAGAGCACCGACACATCGGCACTCACAGGACAGTTGCTTTATGCTGTATCGCAGGACGACGAAGTTATGCCTGCTAAGGTGCTGAATGATTTTGCTAAAACTCATCCAGTGCTTGAGCTCGTCGCTGGCTTCAGTGGCGAAGGCATAGCGCAAAGTACTGCTGAAGTAACGGCGCTTGCTGGCTTACCGAGCAAGAATCAGCTTATTGCTGAAACGGTGGCGCAATTACTCTCGCCGGTTCACGACGTTACGAATGCACTTTCTGGCAATATTCATGCGCTGCTTGACGGTGTTGCCGATAAGGCTGTTGCGTAA
- a CDS encoding deoxycytidine triphosphate deaminase, giving the protein MQESTAIYSDIEIKKALASGHIVCDPAPARINGSSIDVMLGYYFYYAGGIENGDALFNPFDQADVKRYFGTYNIARPWRDAQKRLASPIANIAEITNISADHPVIVLRPNERILAHTHEFIGILPPGTTSMQARSTTGRIGISACYCAGWGDPGYINRWTMEIHNLNEREHIVLPVGYRIAQIVFSATGPVETEYSRASGNYQSVSSTDLAAIKAAWRPDMLLPRAYASPVKLPRVVEGLAEGLL; this is encoded by the coding sequence GTGCAAGAATCAACGGCTATTTATAGCGACATTGAGATAAAAAAAGCGCTTGCGAGCGGGCATATTGTGTGCGATCCGGCACCCGCGCGAATCAATGGCTCAAGTATTGACGTGATGCTTGGCTATTATTTTTACTACGCCGGCGGAATCGAGAATGGCGATGCGTTATTTAATCCGTTTGACCAGGCGGACGTTAAGCGGTATTTTGGTACGTATAATATTGCAAGACCGTGGCGCGATGCGCAAAAACGCTTGGCGAGCCCGATTGCAAATATCGCAGAGATTACTAATATTTCCGCCGACCACCCTGTTATTGTCCTACGACCGAATGAGCGGATCCTCGCGCATACGCATGAGTTTATCGGTATTTTGCCGCCCGGTACGACTAGCATGCAAGCGCGCAGTACTACAGGGCGCATTGGCATATCGGCGTGTTATTGCGCGGGATGGGGCGATCCGGGCTATATCAACCGTTGGACAATGGAAATTCATAATCTCAATGAGCGCGAACATATCGTATTGCCCGTTGGCTATCGTATCGCGCAAATTGTATTCAGTGCCACTGGTCCGGTTGAAACAGAATATTCGCGCGCTTCGGGCAACTATCAATCTGTATCAAGTACTGATCTTGCTGCTATCAAGGCCGCTTGGCGCCCCGATATGTTGTTGCCGCGCGCCTACGCATCGCCCGTTAAGCTGCCGCGGGTAGTTGAGGGGCTTGCTGAAGGATTACTATAA
- a CDS encoding DUF2797 domain-containing protein, producing MIRELVDLPLGKFLFTRVSFDSTCNAPYFRLMDADGVFVYARPAGNFTLTFDLSRKRCTGWYDMRTGECYECPGKRDVSEKYEQCPECQQKTGFNPAFYNTTELSVQQAELNKKPHLLYLAYFSSETVKVGISNAGRGLARLLEQGARSVVILETFPSANVARQYEAQIARLPGLCESVQLRKKAQILVENSYDEVAARRKLEQMITAIQRALNIQFPNPQFAELSSVMIDDVVLSSCTAIELWNQPHLSGTFVGLIGQLLVMEQQNRLLAMPMKQYLGNYVTIAGDIAPLKLAPVQASLF from the coding sequence ATGATTCGTGAATTAGTTGATTTGCCGCTTGGAAAGTTTCTATTCACGAGAGTTAGCTTTGACAGTACGTGTAACGCTCCGTATTTTCGGCTGATGGATGCTGACGGCGTCTTTGTATATGCTCGTCCTGCCGGTAACTTTACGCTGACATTTGATCTAAGCCGCAAACGCTGTACTGGTTGGTATGATATGCGAACTGGCGAGTGTTATGAGTGTCCAGGCAAGCGCGATGTCTCTGAAAAATATGAACAGTGTCCTGAATGCCAACAGAAGACTGGCTTTAATCCAGCGTTCTACAACACGACAGAATTGAGTGTGCAACAAGCTGAACTCAACAAAAAACCGCATTTATTGTACCTTGCGTATTTTTCATCAGAGACTGTTAAAGTTGGGATTTCAAATGCCGGGCGTGGATTGGCACGACTGCTTGAGCAAGGTGCGCGGAGTGTTGTAATTCTCGAAACGTTCCCGAGCGCCAACGTCGCGCGGCAGTATGAAGCACAGATTGCCCGGCTGCCTGGATTGTGTGAAAGCGTCCAGTTGCGCAAAAAGGCGCAAATTTTAGTCGAAAACTCGTACGACGAAGTAGCGGCGCGGCGAAAATTAGAGCAGATGATTACGGCGATCCAGCGTGCACTGAATATACAATTTCCTAACCCACAGTTTGCTGAATTGTCAAGCGTAATGATCGACGACGTGGTGCTTTCGTCGTGTACCGCTATAGAGCTATGGAATCAACCGCATCTCTCTGGTACATTCGTAGGATTGATCGGACAGCTACTCGTTATGGAACAGCAAAATCGGCTACTTGCAATGCCGATGAAACAGTATCTTGGTAATTATGTCACGATTGCAGGCGACATTGCGCCACTAAAACTCGCGCCAGTACAGGCGAGCTTGTTTTAG
- the tmk gene encoding dTMP kinase has product MITRGRYIVIEGNDGTGKSTQVRLLQTYFHEQGRSVVIVEEPGGGDPAFTTPVASYLRAIIKNRQLQRDPEINLALFSAARRELWQHSIAPALERGAVVLAARNYLSTLAYQGYGEGLDLDHIRETTALFTDARYMAPDHVVVLVINDDIERKRRLAERSSLIYLDAFESRADDFQRRVDNGYAVLARDMSLPVVECAVSDHYKTPAEIRAEILQIIS; this is encoded by the coding sequence ATGATTACGCGCGGGCGCTATATTGTCATTGAGGGGAATGATGGTACGGGCAAATCAACACAAGTCCGCCTACTGCAAACATATTTCCATGAGCAGGGGCGTAGCGTGGTAATTGTTGAAGAGCCAGGCGGTGGCGACCCAGCGTTTACGACACCCGTTGCTAGCTATCTGCGCGCAATTATCAAGAATAGACAGTTGCAACGTGATCCAGAAATTAATCTGGCATTGTTCAGCGCGGCGCGGCGAGAATTATGGCAGCACAGTATTGCGCCGGCACTTGAGCGGGGTGCGGTCGTACTAGCGGCACGCAATTATCTTTCGACGCTCGCATACCAAGGTTACGGCGAAGGGCTTGATCTTGATCATATTCGCGAAACGACAGCGCTTTTCACTGATGCGCGTTATATGGCACCGGATCATGTAGTTGTTCTGGTTATTAACGACGACATTGAGCGCAAGCGCCGTCTTGCCGAGCGTAGTAGTTTAATATATCTTGATGCGTTTGAATCGCGCGCTGATGATTTTCAGCGTAGAGTAGATAACGGTTACGCTGTGCTCGCTCGCGATATGTCACTGCCCGTTGTTGAATGCGCTGTGTCAGATCATTATAAGACACCAGCGGAGATTCGGGCGGAGATTTTGCAGATTATTTCATAA
- a CDS encoding M15 family metallopeptidase: MQIKKRLSQAIGRHFVCMSIIVFAIASASGFVGSAMYSAHRLTNEIRARTIVANEAYQRVQRVKQARQAKLAHIRNAEAEAKRRPRADIVHYSDTCTPVVDPASITVIVSKTRCFNPKKWQPNDLVSIGDNEYLRAEAAAHYTNMKQAITAAGMSFSPSSAYRSYDDQVAVYDYWVTVNKNTDAADLVSARPGYSEHQTGLAVDVKLGSCALECFATTPTYAWLREHGAEYGFIQRYPEKLASITGYETEVWHWRYVGVEIAQAMRRLGIETLELYMQFMDSERKYGNSENR; the protein is encoded by the coding sequence ATGCAGATAAAAAAGAGGTTGTCTCAGGCGATCGGACGACATTTTGTTTGCATGAGCATTATCGTGTTTGCGATCGCTAGTGCGAGTGGATTTGTTGGATCGGCGATGTACTCTGCGCATAGATTAACGAATGAGATCCGGGCACGTACTATCGTTGCTAACGAGGCGTATCAACGCGTGCAGCGCGTCAAGCAGGCGCGTCAAGCTAAGCTTGCGCACATTCGTAATGCCGAAGCCGAGGCAAAGAGACGTCCACGTGCTGACATCGTGCATTACAGTGACACATGCACGCCTGTTGTTGACCCTGCATCTATCACTGTTATTGTCAGCAAAACGCGTTGTTTTAACCCGAAAAAATGGCAGCCAAACGATCTCGTTAGCATTGGTGATAACGAATATTTGCGTGCCGAAGCCGCTGCACATTATACCAATATGAAGCAGGCTATTACAGCTGCTGGCATGTCATTTTCTCCGAGCAGTGCCTATCGCTCATATGACGACCAGGTTGCAGTCTATGATTACTGGGTTACTGTTAACAAAAATACCGATGCTGCCGATCTAGTGAGTGCTAGGCCAGGATATAGCGAGCACCAAACTGGCTTAGCGGTTGATGTAAAGCTTGGTTCATGTGCACTTGAGTGTTTTGCAACAACACCTACATATGCTTGGTTGCGTGAACATGGCGCAGAATACGGATTCATTCAGCGCTACCCTGAAAAACTTGCGAGTATCACTGGGTACGAAACTGAGGTGTGGCACTGGCGTTATGTCGGTGTTGAGATAGCACAGGCAATGAGACGACTCGGGATTGAAACGCTTGAGCTATATATGCAGTTTATGGATTCAGAGCGTAAGTACGGGAATTCTGAGAATCGCTGA
- a CDS encoding thymidylate synthase: MRTQEHAYLDLLRDVRDNGESKDDRTGTGTRSVFGRQIRFDLSSGEFPALTTKRLYFDTCKRELLWFLSGDRNLEALARQNVHIWDSWPYRHYVEATEGRQVSPEETSTPEWRNGMKAFVGRIATDHAFAEQWGDLGPVYGYQWRHWPDGKGGEIDQIQRAVDTIKTNPASRRNIVSAWNAADIDEMAVAGLPPCHTMFQFNVRGDRLDCQLYQRSADMFLGVPFNIASYALLLCMMAHVTELKPGEFVHTFGDAHIYNNHITQVDEQLSREPLPLPRLWLNPEVDNIFEFAPDDIKLINYQYCPSIKAPVAV; the protein is encoded by the coding sequence ATGAGAACGCAAGAACATGCATATCTTGATTTGCTGCGCGATGTGCGTGATAATGGTGAGAGTAAGGATGATCGTACCGGTACAGGTACGCGCAGCGTGTTCGGGCGGCAGATACGGTTCGATCTATCGAGCGGCGAGTTTCCCGCACTCACGACGAAACGGCTCTATTTTGATACTTGCAAACGCGAGTTGTTATGGTTTTTAAGCGGCGACCGCAATCTAGAAGCGCTCGCACGGCAGAATGTACACATTTGGGACAGCTGGCCGTACCGGCATTACGTAGAGGCGACAGAGGGGCGCCAGGTGTCTCCAGAAGAAACGTCTACACCGGAGTGGCGTAACGGTATGAAAGCGTTTGTTGGACGCATTGCGACAGACCACGCTTTTGCTGAGCAATGGGGTGATTTAGGTCCAGTTTACGGCTATCAATGGCGGCATTGGCCAGATGGAAAGGGCGGCGAAATCGACCAAATCCAGCGCGCTGTCGACACGATCAAAACGAACCCGGCTAGCCGGCGCAACATTGTGAGCGCGTGGAATGCCGCCGATATTGACGAGATGGCAGTAGCGGGGCTGCCGCCATGCCATACAATGTTCCAGTTCAACGTGCGCGGCGATCGCCTAGATTGTCAATTATACCAGCGTAGCGCTGATATGTTTTTGGGTGTGCCGTTCAATATTGCTAGCTATGCGCTATTGCTCTGCATGATGGCGCATGTCACCGAGCTCAAACCGGGCGAGTTTGTCCATACATTCGGCGACGCGCATATCTATAATAATCACATTACGCAGGTTGATGAACAGCTTAGCCGCGAGCCGTTGCCGCTGCCAAGGCTATGGTTGAATCCAGAGGTTGATAACATCTTCGAGTTTGCGCCGGATGACATCAAGCTTATTAACTATCAGTATTGCCCGAGCATCAAAGCACCGGTAGCGGTGTAG
- a CDS encoding class IV adenylate cyclase: protein MKTEYEAKFVNISTSEIRQKLRSLGGSSEKPERLMRRVTIDSPEMKQNKGYLRVRDEGDCVTMTYKQFDKLSVDGAKEHEVNVDNFEETIAILEAAGLPYTSFQESKRETWRLGDAEIVIDEWPWLAPYIEIEANDEHAVRETAEALGLSWGDAIFGDVMAAYRAQYPHLTPFDTIASIRSVTFDSPLPDMLKK from the coding sequence ATGAAAACCGAGTATGAAGCTAAATTTGTCAACATAAGTACCTCTGAGATTCGGCAGAAGCTGCGGTCTCTTGGCGGATCATCCGAAAAGCCTGAGCGGCTAATGCGGCGAGTGACAATTGACAGCCCCGAAATGAAGCAGAACAAAGGCTATTTGCGCGTCCGCGACGAGGGCGACTGCGTGACGATGACTTACAAGCAATTTGACAAGCTATCCGTTGACGGAGCCAAAGAGCACGAGGTGAACGTCGATAATTTTGAAGAAACCATCGCTATCCTAGAGGCTGCTGGTCTCCCATATACCTCTTTCCAAGAGTCCAAACGCGAAACGTGGCGGTTAGGTGATGCTGAAATTGTCATCGATGAATGGCCATGGCTAGCGCCGTATATCGAAATCGAAGCGAACGATGAACATGCAGTCAGGGAAACCGCCGAGGCTCTCGGTCTTTCATGGGGCGATGCAATTTTTGGCGATGTTATGGCGGCTTACCGAGCACAATATCCCCACTTGACTCCATTTGATACCATCGCCTCAATACGAAGCGTCACCTTTGATTCGCCCCTACCAGATATGCTTAAAAAGTAA
- the queA gene encoding tRNA preQ1(34) S-adenosylmethionine ribosyltransferase-isomerase QueA yields the protein MQLSDFHYDIPHELIANQPPAVRGTSRLLTLNRHTGAINDRHYPDIVDYLNTGDALVINDTKVLKARLRARKPSGGERELVLVEQHGSHDDWFRHKVIYRRKLHAGDTLFVSDDELVVEEILGGGVAVVRSQRSLLDIAEEYGSVPLPPYMNRDATPTDIERYQTVFAHKIGSVAAPTASLNMTDEILARLRAKGVVIVHATLHVGLGTFLPIRVDDITKHTMHQEYFSIPAATIAAIQTAKASDNRVIALGTTMTRTLEYAHQQILHESPHDITGEADIFIYPGYKFQVIDALITNFHLPESTVLMLTAAFADWNVLRPAYKHAVAERYQFFSYGDSMLIT from the coding sequence ATGCAGTTATCCGATTTTCATTACGATATTCCACATGAGCTCATCGCCAACCAACCGCCCGCTGTACGCGGAACGTCACGATTACTTACACTTAACCGCCACACTGGTGCAATCAACGACCGCCATTACCCTGATATCGTTGATTACCTAAATACGGGCGATGCGCTCGTCATTAACGATACGAAAGTGCTAAAAGCTCGCCTGCGTGCCCGCAAACCAAGCGGCGGCGAGCGCGAACTAGTGCTCGTCGAGCAGCATGGTTCACACGACGATTGGTTTCGGCATAAAGTAATTTACCGCCGTAAGTTGCATGCCGGCGATACGCTTTTTGTTAGTGATGACGAATTAGTTGTTGAAGAAATTTTGGGCGGCGGGGTTGCTGTCGTTCGCAGCCAGCGCAGCCTACTTGACATTGCAGAGGAATACGGCTCAGTACCATTACCGCCCTATATGAACCGCGATGCTACGCCTACTGACATTGAGCGCTACCAAACCGTTTTTGCGCACAAAATCGGTTCAGTCGCCGCGCCAACTGCTAGTCTCAACATGACAGACGAGATCCTCGCGCGGCTACGCGCCAAAGGTGTTGTTATCGTGCATGCTACATTACATGTCGGGCTTGGTACATTTCTGCCGATTCGCGTAGATGACATCACCAAGCATACTATGCACCAGGAATATTTCTCAATACCTGCCGCCACCATAGCTGCAATCCAAACCGCAAAGGCTAGCGACAACCGCGTTATTGCACTCGGTACAACAATGACACGCACACTTGAATATGCCCACCAACAAATCCTGCACGAATCGCCGCACGACATCACCGGCGAAGCAGATATATTTATCTATCCGGGCTATAAATTTCAGGTAATTGATGCGCTAATTACAAACTTTCATTTGCCAGAAAGCACCGTCCTCATGCTCACTGCTGCATTTGCTGACTGGAATGTGCTGCGCCCCGCATACAAGCACGCTGTCGCCGAGCGATACCAGTTTTTTAGCTACGGTGATAGCATGCTTATTACATAA
- a CDS encoding NUDIX domain-containing protein, giving the protein MTLNFNLMHTTALDEIVYITDKDFGIKPIKHDRDPVVRLGARGIVVNENREIALLYKAKKKEYKLPGGGVDDGEDSTAAFQRECREELGCTIDIQ; this is encoded by the coding sequence ATGACACTTAACTTTAATTTAATGCACACGACCGCTTTAGATGAAATCGTGTATATAACAGATAAGGATTTTGGGATTAAGCCAATTAAACACGACAGAGATCCTGTTGTAAGACTGGGAGCAAGAGGCATTGTTGTGAATGAAAATAGAGAAATTGCACTTCTATATAAAGCGAAAAAGAAAGAATACAAACTGCCTGGCGGAGGTGTGGACGATGGTGAAGACTCAACTGCTGCGTTCCAGAGAGAATGTAGGGAAGAATTAGGCTGCACGATTGATATACAATAA
- the rplA gene encoding 50S ribosomal protein L1: MERRGKAYRKVAEKVEADKIYNLHDALMLAAETNPAKFDASVEVHVRLGVDPRQADQNIRATVVLPHGTGKTVRVAVFAPEADAVKAKEAGADVAGEEVVAKLLDKGTLDFDVLIATPAYMPKLGKYARQLGPKGLMPNPKSGTVAADVAKAVSEAKAGKVEYRVDKQAIIHLSIGKVSFGVDKLEENAKTFFASLQSQKPSSLKGSYVKSTVIATTMGPGIATENQVN, translated from the coding sequence ATTGAGCGGCGCGGTAAAGCTTATCGTAAAGTTGCTGAGAAAGTTGAGGCAGATAAGATTTATAATCTACATGATGCGCTTATGCTTGCAGCTGAAACCAATCCAGCAAAGTTTGATGCTAGTGTTGAGGTTCATGTGCGCTTGGGTGTCGATCCTCGCCAAGCTGATCAAAACATTCGCGCTACTGTTGTGCTGCCGCACGGTACAGGCAAAACCGTCCGTGTTGCCGTCTTTGCGCCAGAAGCTGACGCTGTTAAAGCAAAGGAAGCTGGCGCCGACGTTGCAGGTGAAGAAGTTGTTGCGAAGTTGCTCGACAAAGGCACGCTTGATTTTGACGTCCTCATTGCCACTCCTGCTTACATGCCAAAACTCGGCAAGTACGCTCGTCAACTTGGTCCGAAAGGTTTAATGCCAAACCCAAAGAGTGGCACTGTTGCTGCTGACGTTGCCAAGGCGGTTTCCGAAGCCAAAGCTGGTAAGGTTGAGTATCGTGTTGACAAGCAAGCGATCATCCATCTGAGCATTGGTAAGGTTAGCTTCGGTGTTGATAAGCTTGAGGAGAATGCTAAAACATTCTTTGCTAGTCTGCAGAGTCAGAAGCCATCTAGCCTGAAGGGCAGTTACGTTAAGTCAACCGTTATTGCTACGACGATGGGGCCGGGGATTGCGACCGAAAACCAAGTAAATTAA
- a CDS encoding LysM peptidoglycan-binding domain-containing protein: MRFNKALAVLAVAIVAALWSAPAFAESALTTSDGKTSTDSKQESDKKDKEPKNDKKDVIVTVAEGDSLSLIAEANGTTWTRLFDANESITNPDTINPGDKIRVPAADEQLTDRTSAALAAQRSARTQAAPVPVARRNTYTTHQYTSKPVSSSSYYIGNGMWCTDYVHSRRPDVAVYGNAGYNWINAAQRAGKSTGTTPQAGAVAVTNGHVAYVESVNADGSYTVSEMGWNYKAGNYNKRTVRSGTFGQFIY, from the coding sequence ATGCGTTTCAACAAAGCATTAGCGGTGTTGGCAGTTGCCATTGTCGCAGCGCTCTGGAGTGCTCCGGCGTTTGCCGAATCTGCACTAACTACATCGGACGGCAAAACGTCAACCGATAGTAAACAAGAATCTGACAAAAAAGACAAAGAGCCAAAAAACGATAAAAAAGATGTCATCGTAACAGTGGCGGAGGGCGACTCGCTGAGCTTGATTGCCGAGGCAAACGGTACGACATGGACGCGTCTATTTGATGCGAATGAATCAATCACCAACCCAGATACGATCAATCCGGGCGATAAAATCCGCGTGCCAGCCGCCGACGAGCAGCTCACTGACCGTACAAGTGCCGCGCTTGCCGCCCAGCGATCCGCCCGCACGCAAGCAGCGCCTGTACCTGTCGCTCGGCGTAATACATATACGACACACCAATATACGAGCAAACCAGTCAGCTCAAGCAGTTACTACATTGGCAACGGCATGTGGTGCACCGACTACGTACATAGCCGCCGCCCTGATGTTGCGGTGTACGGCAACGCTGGCTATAACTGGATCAACGCCGCACAGCGTGCCGGCAAATCTACCGGCACAACACCACAAGCCGGCGCGGTCGCCGTCACAAATGGACACGTCGCCTATGTCGAAAGCGTTAATGCTGACGGTTCATATACCGTGTCTGAGATGGGCTGGAATTACAAAGCCGGTAATTATAATAAGCGTACGGTGCGGTCTGGGACATTCGGACAGTTTATCTACTAA
- a CDS encoding dihydrofolate reductase, whose product MEKCIVVAYDRNRGIGARGDLPWGRALPADLKHFRALTIGKSVIMGRATFESIGQALPQRENIVVTHRTLDAAGITAVDSLARAYRIAQHQPCVIGGASIYEQALADCDVIYATEVDHSFTGIDRYFPSLDDSWHERERQSFPADEANQYAYSFVTYMRA is encoded by the coding sequence ATGGAAAAATGTATTGTCGTGGCGTACGATAGAAACCGTGGTATCGGCGCACGCGGTGATTTGCCGTGGGGGCGTGCACTACCGGCTGATTTGAAACATTTTCGCGCGCTGACAATAGGCAAATCAGTCATCATGGGGCGCGCAACGTTTGAGTCGATTGGACAAGCGCTGCCGCAGCGTGAAAATATCGTAGTAACACACCGAACGCTTGACGCAGCAGGCATTACAGCAGTCGACAGCCTAGCGCGAGCATACAGAATCGCGCAGCATCAGCCGTGTGTAATCGGCGGCGCGAGTATCTATGAGCAAGCACTGGCGGATTGTGACGTTATTTATGCAACTGAAGTTGATCATTCGTTTACTGGCATCGACCGTTACTTTCCATCACTCGACGACAGCTGGCACGAGCGCGAACGTCAATCATTCCCGGCAGATGAAGCGAATCAATACGCCTATAGTTTTGTAACATATATGCGCGCGTAA